GACCGCCTGAGAGCGCGGCGCCCGGCTTCTGCTCCAGCCCCGTGAGCCCGAGCCGCTCCACCGCCTCCCGCGTCCTGGCCTCCGCCTCCTGGCGGCTCAGCCCGTACAGCATGGCCTGGAGTTCGAGCTCGCCCCGCAGCGGCGCCACCGGCGAGATCCCGCCGCTCTGCGAGACGTAGCCGATGCGCCTGCGCACCTCCTTCGCGTCGCCGAGCAGGTCGTGGCCGGCCACCGTTGCGGTGCCCGAGGTGGGGCGCAGCAGCGTGGTCAGCATGCGCATGGTCGTGGTCTTGCCGGCGCCGTTCGGGCCGAGGAAGCCCACGATCTCACCGGACCCGACCGAGATGTCCACGTCTTTGACGGCTTCCACGCCGCCGTCGAAGGTCTTGCTCAGACCTGATGTCTTGATCATTTCATCGCCTCCAAAATTAGAGTAGCCACAATTTTGGAGTCGCTGCAAGTTGGATACGATGAGGGCATGGAAGAGGGGCTGCGGGAGCGGAAGAAGCGCGAGACCAGGCAGCGCATCGCGGACATCGCGATGGGGCTGTTCATGATCAAGGGGTTCGACAACGTGACCGTGGCCGAGATCGCGCGGACCGCCGACGTGTCGGTCAACACGGTCTTCAACTACTTCGGCACCAAGGAGGACCTGTTCGCCGACCGGCAGGACGTGGCGATCGACCTGGCGCCGCAGGTGCTGCGCGAGCGCGAGCCCGGGGAGAGCGTGGTGGAGGCGTTCCGCCGCGACTTCTTCGACGCGCTCGACACGCGCCACTGGCGCTACGGGCTCAACCAGGGGGCCGACGTGTTCGACCGGATCGTCAGCGAGGCGCCCTCGCTGGTGGCCAAGCTGCGCGAGATGCAGGAGAAGCGGGAGGACGCGCTGACGCGGGCGCTGGCCGACGAGCTCGGGTCCGAGGCCGACGACCTCACGCCGCGCCTGGTCGCCACCCACATCCTCAGCACGACGCGGATTCTCACCCAATCCGCGGTGCGCAGGCAGGGGGCGGGCGAGCAGTGGGAGAGCGTCGAGCCCGACCTCAAGGTTCAGGCGGCCAAGGCGTTCGACCTGCTGGAGTCGGGCATCGGCGACCTGCTAGCGGGAGAAGGCCCCAGTCAGCAGCATGATCCCGAAGGCGAAGATGACGAAGCCGAGGGTGACGATCATCAGGACTGAGCTGACGATGCCGCAGATGCGCCCGGCCTGGACCATGCCGCGGTTCTCGTAGTAGTAGCCGCTCTCGTCGATCTCGCGCAGCGCCCTGGTGCCCAGAGACCAGGCGAAGGGACCGATGAACGTGCAGACCACCAGGCTCAGGATGCCCAGCACGAGGATGGTGGTGCCCTGCGGGTGACTCTGCGGCGGCGGCCCATAGGGGGAGGGGCCGTAGTTGGGATAGGACATGGTTGCTGCGCCCCCTCTCCGGTCGTGATCCAGGCCCGTTTTTATACCACAGCCTCCCCC
This genomic interval from Nonomuraea helvata contains the following:
- a CDS encoding DUF4190 domain-containing protein, yielding MSYPNYGPSPYGPPPQSHPQGTTILVLGILSLVVCTFIGPFAWSLGTRALREIDESGYYYENRGMVQAGRICGIVSSVLMIVTLGFVIFAFGIMLLTGAFSR
- a CDS encoding TetR/AcrR family transcriptional regulator, with protein sequence MEEGLRERKKRETRQRIADIAMGLFMIKGFDNVTVAEIARTADVSVNTVFNYFGTKEDLFADRQDVAIDLAPQVLREREPGESVVEAFRRDFFDALDTRHWRYGLNQGADVFDRIVSEAPSLVAKLREMQEKREDALTRALADELGSEADDLTPRLVATHILSTTRILTQSAVRRQGAGEQWESVEPDLKVQAAKAFDLLESGIGDLLAGEGPSQQHDPEGEDDEAEGDDHQD
- a CDS encoding ABC transporter ATP-binding protein, with translation MIKTSGLSKTFDGGVEAVKDVDISVGSGEIVGFLGPNGAGKTTTMRMLTTLLRPTSGTATVAGHDLLGDAKEVRRRIGYVSQSGGISPVAPLRGELELQAMLYGLSRQEAEARTREAVERLGLTGLEQKPGAALSGGQRRRFDIAFALLHGPVLLFLDEPTTGLDPQSRANLWDHIRSLREEKDMTVFLTTHYLDEADALCDRILIIDDGRIVAEGAPAELKTGGRTLDDVFLDITGRSLREEAGV